Proteins encoded by one window of Streptomyces sp. NBC_01477:
- a CDS encoding glycerophosphodiester phosphodiesterase gives MTTVRRPLVYGHRGSREEAPENTLRSFRRAQEVGADGVELDVRVSRDGRLVVIHDATVDRTTNGTGKVHDLTRAQMAALDAGEGEGIPTLTEALDAFPGLVQVEIKAAAAVPALAELDRSDALPDRVVLTSFHRDVLAHAAELLPRVRRGLITHRCDDSVLAAVTDLELSWVCPELDPSLTAGMMAQFRDRGVKVDIWPAADRDHLGRCVALGADAVTTDHPGLIDAWLGGAERA, from the coding sequence GTGACGACTGTGCGGCGGCCCCTGGTCTACGGCCACCGAGGATCCAGGGAGGAGGCCCCGGAGAACACCCTGCGCTCCTTCCGGCGCGCCCAGGAGGTGGGCGCCGACGGGGTGGAGCTGGACGTACGCGTGTCCCGGGACGGCCGGTTGGTGGTGATCCACGACGCGACCGTCGACCGTACGACGAACGGCACCGGGAAGGTCCACGACCTCACCCGGGCGCAGATGGCCGCGCTGGACGCCGGCGAGGGAGAAGGCATTCCCACCCTCACCGAGGCGCTGGACGCCTTCCCCGGCCTCGTCCAGGTCGAGATCAAGGCCGCGGCGGCCGTCCCCGCCCTGGCCGAACTCGACCGGAGCGACGCGCTGCCCGACCGCGTCGTCCTGACCAGCTTCCACCGCGATGTCCTGGCCCATGCCGCGGAGCTGCTGCCGCGGGTGCGGCGGGGCCTGATCACCCATCGCTGCGACGATTCCGTGCTGGCGGCCGTCACGGACCTGGAGCTGTCGTGGGTCTGCCCGGAGCTGGATCCGAGCCTCACCGCCGGGATGATGGCGCAATTCCGCGACCGCGGGGTGAAGGTCGATATCTGGCCCGCCGCCGACCGGGACCACCTCGGGCGGTGCGTGGCGCTCGGCGCCGACGCGGTCACCACCGACCACCCCGGGCTCATCGACGCGTGGCTGGGCGGCGCCGAGCGGGCTTGA
- a CDS encoding FGGY-family carbohydrate kinase produces MTVVIGVDIGTSVTKAVAFDGDDRVLAQATRRSRLDRLPGGRVEQDLAHVLRTVGDVVRETAGRCDRPPAALALTGQGDGLWLRDEQGLATRPPISWMDGRASSYVTRWLADGTVREVHRHTGSGMFPGSHAPLLAWLQEHEPGTLERSAVAGYCVDAVAQHLTGRVCVDASDATLPFLRPHDRTYAAEALAACGLSEQARLLAAPAAPGTVLALDARGAELLGLPRGLPVVAGPYDLPATAVGSGVQDVGDGLLIVGTTLAAQVLTDQVRIRPEAEPAGMWLCTPDRGRWLRAMPAMVGTAGLEWALSLTGATTGDLEDLLGASPPGANGVTCLPFLSEAGERAPFVAPGARGRLDGLTLGHGRADVVRAVCESIGYAARHCLEAAGLTRTLMACGGGTRSRAWTQLLADVLGRPVRVPDTREVGALGVVLTARRSLGERDSSRPRPGGFRTVAPRPEAGARYERGYQDYRRELPGALARQSRPGG; encoded by the coding sequence ATGACGGTCGTCATCGGGGTCGACATCGGCACCTCGGTCACCAAGGCCGTCGCCTTCGACGGCGACGACCGCGTCCTCGCCCAGGCGACCCGCCGCAGCCGCCTGGACCGCCTGCCGGGCGGCCGGGTCGAGCAGGATCTCGCGCACGTCCTGCGCACGGTCGGCGACGTCGTACGCGAGACCGCGGGCCGCTGCGACCGGCCGCCCGCGGCGCTCGCCCTCACCGGGCAGGGCGACGGGCTGTGGCTGCGGGACGAACAGGGCCTGGCCACCCGCCCGCCGATTTCGTGGATGGACGGCAGGGCGTCCTCCTACGTGACGCGCTGGCTGGCGGACGGCACCGTACGGGAGGTCCACCGCCACACGGGTTCCGGAATGTTCCCCGGCAGCCACGCCCCGCTGCTGGCCTGGCTCCAGGAGCACGAGCCCGGGACCCTGGAACGCTCCGCCGTGGCCGGCTACTGCGTGGACGCCGTCGCCCAGCACCTCACAGGCCGGGTCTGCGTGGACGCCTCCGACGCCACGCTCCCTTTCCTGCGCCCGCACGACCGTACGTACGCGGCCGAGGCCCTGGCCGCGTGCGGGCTGTCGGAGCAGGCCCGCCTGCTCGCCGCGCCGGCCGCACCGGGCACGGTGCTCGCCCTCGACGCGCGGGGAGCGGAACTGCTGGGCCTGCCGCGCGGACTCCCGGTGGTCGCGGGACCCTACGACCTGCCGGCGACCGCTGTCGGCAGCGGCGTGCAGGACGTCGGGGACGGCCTGCTGATCGTCGGCACGACGCTGGCCGCGCAGGTCCTGACCGACCAGGTGCGGATCCGTCCCGAGGCCGAACCCGCCGGCATGTGGCTGTGCACCCCCGACCGCGGCCGGTGGCTGCGGGCCATGCCCGCCATGGTCGGCACCGCGGGCCTGGAGTGGGCGCTGTCGCTGACCGGGGCGACGACCGGGGACCTGGAGGACCTGCTGGGCGCCAGTCCGCCCGGCGCCAACGGCGTGACCTGCCTGCCCTTCCTGTCCGAGGCGGGCGAACGCGCCCCCTTCGTCGCGCCCGGCGCCCGCGGCCGGCTCGACGGGCTCACCCTCGGCCACGGCCGGGCCGACGTCGTACGGGCGGTCTGCGAATCCATCGGCTACGCCGCCCGGCACTGCCTGGAGGCGGCGGGGCTCACCCGCACCCTGATGGCATGCGGTGGCGGCACCAGGTCGCGGGCCTGGACGCAGCTGCTCGCGGACGTCCTCGGCCGCCCGGTCCGCGTCCCCGACACCCGCGAAGTGGGCGCGCTCGGCGTCGTCCTGACCGCCCGCAGGTCGCTGGGCGAACGGGACTCCTCCCGGCCCCGGCCCGGCGGCTTCCGTACGGTCGCGCCGCGGCCCGAGGCCGGCGCCCGCTACGAACGCGGCTACCAGGACTACCGGCGCGAGCTTCCGGGCGCCCTGGCGCGGCAGAGCCGGCCGGGCGGGTGA
- a CDS encoding DeoR/GlpR family DNA-binding transcription regulator, which yields MNTTGAWTGTARPQDARRQTIAEHVLKRGSATVAELVELTEVSAMTVHRDLDELARRGVLRRFRGGVSALPSTVFESNLDYRLGVHVAQKEAIAAVAAELVEPGMSVMLDDSTTALALARLLATLGPLTVVTNARHIVDVFIEHDEIRLIGLGGEYSRTHDSYLGVPCVEAIEALSVDMVLVSTSAMDARMTYHQEQDVVLVKRAMLRSGTRRTLMMDRSKMSRTALHRLGPVADFDHLVVDEGVDADALAELREATDVRVAPAAG from the coding sequence ATGAACACCACCGGCGCGTGGACGGGTACCGCCCGCCCCCAGGACGCCCGCAGGCAGACCATCGCCGAGCATGTGCTCAAGCGGGGATCGGCCACCGTCGCCGAGCTGGTGGAGCTGACCGAGGTCAGCGCGATGACCGTCCACCGCGACCTGGACGAGCTGGCCAGGCGCGGTGTGCTGCGCCGGTTCAGGGGCGGTGTCTCGGCCCTGCCCTCGACGGTGTTCGAGAGCAACCTCGACTACCGGCTCGGCGTGCACGTCGCCCAGAAGGAGGCCATCGCCGCGGTGGCCGCCGAACTCGTCGAGCCGGGCATGTCGGTGATGCTGGACGACTCCACGACGGCCCTGGCGCTCGCCCGGCTGCTGGCGACGCTGGGACCGCTGACGGTGGTGACCAACGCGCGGCACATCGTGGACGTGTTCATCGAGCACGACGAGATCCGCCTGATCGGCCTCGGCGGGGAGTATTCGCGCACCCACGACTCCTACCTGGGCGTGCCGTGCGTGGAGGCGATCGAGGCGCTGTCGGTGGACATGGTGCTCGTCAGCACCTCCGCGATGGACGCGCGGATGACGTACCACCAGGAGCAGGACGTCGTGCTGGTCAAGCGGGCGATGCTGCGGTCCGGCACCCGCAGGACGCTCATGATGGACCGCTCGAAGATGTCCCGCACGGCACTGCACCGGCTCGGACCCGTGGCCGACTTCGACCACCTCGTGGTGGACGAGGGCGTGGACGCCGACGCGCTCGCCGAACTGCGGGAAGCCACCGACGTGCGGGTGGCCCCGGCCGCCGGCTGA
- a CDS encoding 2-hydroxyacid dehydrogenase, protein MHVLAAGDHFVGPDIFETALRDALGDRLSADLTVTPLTLPWPHEPFGPVGGVIEASGTEDQVIEKLRGAEICVTQMAPLTERVFAASPALRMVAVCRGGPVNVDLDAATRHGVAVSYAPGRNAPAAAEFAVAMMLAAMRRIPSSSHALRDGDWQGHLYAYDEAGTELDGADVGLIGYGAIGRIVARVLRAFGARVLVHDPYTDEDTARADGVEPVPLDDLLRRCSVVSLHARLTPGTRHLLDADRLALLPHGAVLVNTARGGLLDYAPLPDLLRTGRLGALALDVYDIEPPPADWPLHHAPNVITTPHLAGASRQTAQRAAAITAADVARHIRGEQPDHLANPGYAAGQRS, encoded by the coding sequence ATGCACGTTCTCGCCGCAGGAGACCATTTCGTCGGCCCCGACATCTTCGAGACGGCGCTGCGCGACGCTCTCGGCGATCGGCTGTCGGCCGATCTCACGGTGACCCCGCTGACCCTGCCCTGGCCCCATGAGCCCTTCGGCCCCGTCGGCGGCGTCATCGAGGCCAGCGGCACCGAGGACCAAGTCATCGAGAAGCTGCGGGGCGCCGAGATCTGCGTGACGCAGATGGCGCCCTTGACCGAGCGGGTCTTCGCCGCGAGCCCCGCTCTGCGGATGGTCGCCGTCTGCCGCGGCGGCCCGGTGAACGTCGACCTCGACGCGGCGACCCGGCACGGCGTCGCGGTCAGCTACGCCCCCGGCCGCAACGCGCCGGCCGCCGCCGAGTTCGCCGTCGCGATGATGCTCGCCGCCATGCGCCGGATCCCCTCCTCCAGCCACGCGCTGCGGGACGGGGACTGGCAGGGCCACCTGTACGCGTACGACGAAGCGGGCACCGAGCTGGACGGGGCCGACGTCGGCCTGATCGGCTACGGCGCCATCGGCCGGATCGTGGCCCGGGTCCTGCGGGCCTTCGGTGCCCGGGTGCTGGTCCACGACCCCTACACCGACGAGGACACCGCCCGCGCCGACGGGGTCGAACCCGTGCCGCTCGACGACCTCCTGCGCCGCTGCTCCGTGGTGAGCCTGCACGCGCGGCTGACGCCCGGGACCCGGCACCTCCTCGACGCGGACCGGCTCGCCCTGCTGCCGCACGGGGCCGTCCTGGTCAACACCGCGCGCGGCGGCCTGCTGGACTACGCGCCGCTGCCCGACCTGCTGCGCACCGGCCGGCTCGGCGCCCTGGCCCTGGACGTCTACGACATCGAGCCGCCGCCCGCCGACTGGCCGCTGCACCACGCGCCCAACGTCATCACCACCCCGCATCTGGCAGGCGCGAGCCGGCAGACCGCCCAGCGCGCCGCCGCGATCACCGCGGCCGATGTCGCGCGCCACATCCGCGGCGAGCAGCCGGACCATCTGGCCAACCCCGGCTACGCCGCCGGGCAGCGGTCATGA
- a CDS encoding FGGY-family carbohydrate kinase, whose product MTASDTTTAPHAVPVVVGLDVATAAVRVVCVDARGRVAAEGGADLPQPVRTPGGGREQDAGTWWPAAVSALRQATSRLPGRGAEVRAITVSATSGTFVLADSAGEPVCPGSMYDDRRAADLNAEAQLLGADRWKRLGLSVGPTAALGRVARLARLSRGPAPAADDGCDRLRSGDAGSFRVLHTPDLLGRHLTGAPVAADWSHALKTGYDPGAGEWPAEVLPALGVPDTWLPAVRAPGSEAGVVCRRAADETGLPEGCSVRLGMTDGCAGQIATGAVLPGRFVGVLGTTYVLKGVTRELVTDPWGAMYSHRHPDGWWLPGGASNTGGEALAGTPADRLAALDAAASARGPAACVHYPLRREGERYPFVSGAARGFRLGAPRDDVEGHRAALEGVAFLERLAVDHARALGIAVDAPLYTAGGGSRSALWNRVRATALDMPLRTVPRAETAFGAALIAAAGTLHASLADATDAMVEPGQVVEPVPAEREALQDSYGRFTAELRARGWLDRD is encoded by the coding sequence ATGACTGCTTCCGATACGACGACGGCGCCGCACGCCGTCCCCGTGGTCGTCGGCCTCGATGTCGCGACCGCCGCCGTGCGCGTGGTGTGCGTCGACGCCCGCGGACGGGTCGCCGCAGAAGGCGGCGCGGACCTGCCCCAGCCGGTACGCACCCCGGGCGGCGGCCGTGAGCAGGACGCCGGGACCTGGTGGCCCGCCGCCGTCTCGGCGCTGCGCCAGGCCACCTCGCGGCTGCCCGGCCGCGGCGCCGAGGTGCGGGCGATCACCGTCTCCGCGACCTCGGGCACCTTCGTCCTGGCCGACAGCGCGGGCGAGCCGGTGTGCCCCGGCTCGATGTACGACGACCGGCGCGCCGCCGATCTCAACGCCGAGGCCCAACTGCTCGGCGCCGACCGCTGGAAGCGGCTGGGCCTGTCGGTGGGCCCGACAGCGGCGCTGGGCCGGGTGGCCCGGCTGGCACGGCTCAGCCGCGGCCCGGCCCCGGCCGCCGACGACGGCTGCGACCGCCTGCGCAGCGGGGACGCCGGGTCCTTCCGCGTCCTGCACACCCCCGACCTGCTCGGCCGGCACCTCACCGGGGCGCCGGTGGCCGCCGACTGGAGCCACGCGCTCAAGACCGGCTACGACCCGGGCGCGGGGGAGTGGCCGGCCGAGGTCCTCCCCGCGCTGGGCGTCCCTGACACGTGGCTGCCCGCCGTCCGGGCACCGGGGTCCGAGGCCGGCGTCGTCTGCCGGCGGGCGGCGGACGAGACGGGACTGCCCGAGGGCTGCTCGGTACGCCTGGGCATGACGGACGGCTGCGCGGGTCAGATCGCCACCGGCGCGGTCCTGCCGGGCCGGTTCGTGGGTGTGCTGGGCACCACCTATGTGCTCAAGGGCGTGACCCGGGAGCTGGTCACCGACCCCTGGGGCGCGATGTACAGCCATCGGCACCCCGACGGGTGGTGGCTGCCGGGCGGGGCGTCCAACACCGGCGGCGAAGCGCTGGCCGGCACGCCCGCCGACCGGCTCGCGGCTCTCGACGCCGCCGCGTCCGCCCGCGGCCCCGCGGCCTGCGTCCACTACCCGCTGCGCCGCGAGGGCGAGCGCTACCCGTTCGTCTCCGGTGCGGCCCGCGGCTTCCGGCTCGGCGCCCCCCGCGACGACGTCGAAGGGCACCGGGCGGCGCTGGAAGGCGTCGCGTTCCTGGAGCGGCTGGCCGTCGACCATGCCCGGGCCCTCGGTATCGCCGTGGACGCCCCGCTGTACACCGCGGGCGGCGGCAGCCGCAGCGCGCTGTGGAACCGCGTCCGCGCCACCGCGCTGGACATGCCCCTGCGCACCGTTCCGCGGGCGGAGACCGCCTTCGGCGCCGCGCTCATCGCCGCGGCCGGGACGCTGCACGCGAGCCTGGCGGACGCCACCGACGCCATGGTGGAGCCGGGGCAGGTGGTGGAGCCGGTGCCGGCCGAGCGCGAGGCGCTCCAGGACTCCTACGGGCGCTTCACGGCGGAGCTGCGCGCGCGGGGGTGGCTGGACAGGGACTGA
- a CDS encoding histidine phosphatase family protein, whose product MATRLLLVRHGQTEWHAENRYAGISDVALTGEGLRQAEALGAWAGSRTIDAVACSPLSRARATAAPAAGRLGLVPEVVAGLREVDFGWGEGRTLAEMRVADPDAVRAFETDAAAHPLPGSEPPLPAARRGREALRGLAERHPGAVVLVVAHNSLLRLALCLMLGMDVGGYRRLLPVLDNAAVTEIEVDGERTGLRSLNVPTSAFPHAL is encoded by the coding sequence ATGGCGACCCGACTGCTGCTCGTACGGCACGGCCAGACCGAATGGCACGCGGAGAACCGCTATGCGGGGATCTCCGACGTGGCGCTGACCGGGGAGGGGCTGCGCCAGGCCGAGGCGCTGGGCGCGTGGGCCGGGTCGCGCACGATCGACGCGGTCGCCTGCTCGCCGCTGAGCCGGGCCCGCGCCACGGCCGCCCCCGCCGCCGGCCGGCTCGGCCTCGTCCCCGAGGTCGTCGCGGGCCTCAGGGAGGTGGACTTCGGGTGGGGCGAGGGCCGCACGCTGGCGGAGATGCGGGTCGCGGACCCCGACGCCGTCCGGGCCTTCGAGACCGACGCCGCGGCCCACCCGCTGCCGGGCTCCGAGCCGCCGCTGCCGGCCGCGCGCCGGGGCCGGGAGGCGCTGCGCGGCCTCGCGGAACGCCACCCGGGCGCCGTCGTCCTGGTCGTGGCCCACAACAGCCTGCTGCGCCTGGCGCTGTGCCTGATGCTCGGGATGGACGTCGGCGGCTACCGGCGCCTGCTGCCGGTGCTCGACAACGCGGCCGTCACCGAGATCGAGGTGGATGGGGAGCGCACCGGCCTGCGCTCGCTGAACGTGCCCACGAGTGCCTTCCCGCACGCGCTGTGA